From one Streptomyces mobaraensis genomic stretch:
- a CDS encoding L-serine ammonia-lyase, with product MAISVFDLFSIGIGPSSSHTVGPMRAARMFVGRLKKDGLLAQTASVRAELFGSLGATGHGHGTPKAVLLGLEGHSPRTVDVEIADDEVERIRTTKRLRLLGTEIGSAHEIDFDASTQLILHRRRALPYHANGMTLFAYDESGAPLLEKTYYSVGGGFVVDEDAVGADRIVPDDTVLKYPFRTGDELLRMSRESGLSISAMMMENEKAWRTEDEIRAGLLEIWRVMQACVSRGMSREGILPGGLKVRRRAASTSRQLRAEGDPQARAMEWITVYAMAVNEENAAGGRVVTAPTNGAAGIIPAVLHYYMNFVPGADEEGVVRFLLAAGAIGMLFKENASISGAEVGCQGEVGSACSMASGGLAEVMGGSPEQVENAAEIGMEHNLGLTCDPVGGLVQIPCIERNGMAAAKAVTAARMALRGDGRHHVSLDKVIKTMKETGADMKVKYKETARGGLAVNVIEC from the coding sequence GTGGCCATCTCCGTCTTCGATCTCTTCTCGATCGGCATAGGCCCGTCCAGCTCCCACACGGTCGGCCCGATGCGCGCCGCCCGGATGTTCGTGGGCCGCCTCAAGAAGGACGGCCTGCTCGCCCAGACCGCCTCGGTGCGCGCGGAGCTCTTCGGCTCCCTCGGCGCCACCGGGCACGGCCACGGGACGCCCAAGGCCGTCCTGCTCGGCCTGGAGGGCCACTCGCCGCGCACCGTCGACGTCGAGATCGCCGACGACGAGGTGGAGCGCATCCGCACCACCAAGCGCCTGCGCCTCCTCGGCACCGAGATCGGCTCGGCCCACGAGATCGACTTCGACGCCTCCACCCAGCTGATCCTGCACCGCCGCCGCGCCCTGCCGTACCACGCCAACGGCATGACCCTCTTCGCCTACGACGAGAGCGGCGCGCCCCTGCTGGAGAAGACCTACTACTCGGTCGGCGGCGGCTTCGTGGTGGACGAGGACGCGGTCGGCGCGGACCGGATCGTCCCCGACGACACCGTCCTGAAGTACCCCTTCCGCACCGGCGACGAGCTGCTGCGGATGTCCCGCGAGTCCGGCCTGTCGATCTCCGCGATGATGATGGAGAACGAGAAGGCCTGGCGCACCGAGGACGAGATCCGGGCCGGCCTGCTGGAGATCTGGCGCGTCATGCAGGCGTGCGTCAGCCGCGGCATGTCCCGCGAGGGCATCCTCCCCGGCGGCCTCAAGGTCCGCCGCCGCGCCGCGAGCACCTCCCGCCAGCTGCGCGCCGAGGGCGACCCGCAGGCCCGCGCGATGGAGTGGATCACCGTCTACGCGATGGCGGTCAACGAGGAGAACGCGGCCGGCGGCCGCGTCGTCACCGCCCCCACCAACGGCGCCGCCGGCATCATCCCGGCCGTCCTGCACTACTACATGAACTTCGTGCCCGGCGCGGACGAGGAGGGCGTCGTCCGCTTCCTGCTCGCCGCGGGCGCGATCGGCATGCTCTTCAAGGAGAACGCCTCCATCTCCGGCGCCGAGGTGGGCTGCCAGGGCGAGGTCGGCTCGGCCTGCTCCATGGCCTCCGGCGGCCTCGCCGAGGTCATGGGCGGCTCCCCCGAGCAGGTCGAGAACGCGGCCGAGATCGGCATGGAGCACAACCTCGGCCTCACCTGCGACCCGGTCGGCGGCCTGGTCCAGATCCCGTGCATCGAGCGCAACGGCATGGCCGCGGCGAAGGCCGTCACGGCGGCCCGCATGGCCCTGCGCGGCGACGGCCGGCACCACGTCTCCCTCGACAAGGTCATCAAGACCATGAAGGAGACCGGCGCCGACATGAAGGTCAAGTACAAGGAGACGGCCCGGGGCGGGCTGGCGGTCAACGTCATCGAGTGCTGA
- a CDS encoding tetratricopeptide repeat protein, producing MRLYRESGWTLRRFAQEVNRLGTERGTPLKYREPSVHQWLGGHLPRESVRPLVVEVLSRRLGRPVTYAEAGFPAPRTGGEGAGTTEELLALGRQDMDPSRRGVLGAGLFSVVLTVPHWQDVVGRMEAVAHGGPRRYGAPDVAMVSAMTERISALDDSFGGRHARPMAAAFLVNTVAPYLRADAPESVRQAMLSAAADLCYLTGYMAVDEGLHGLAQRYYVKALELAGAAGDHLTYCTTLRGMSVQAVDLGHGREALRLADAAAAASPQAGPRMRAFLAGQQAHAAARTGDRASALAYLREAEVAMEKAESRAKAFGSYDPSSLLYHVSQVRYELRDVTGSVAALKESDRVRQAVFRRARVRHRCTLAERQLEVGHLEVACRTWHLALDDYPDVHSGRADDRVRALTARLRPHLRNRAARELRERARRLAPALAGA from the coding sequence ATGAGGCTGTACCGCGAGTCCGGGTGGACGCTGCGCCGGTTCGCTCAGGAGGTGAACCGGCTCGGGACGGAGCGGGGTACCCCCCTCAAGTACCGGGAGCCATCGGTGCATCAGTGGCTCGGCGGGCACCTGCCCAGGGAGTCCGTACGGCCGCTGGTCGTCGAGGTACTGTCCCGGCGGCTCGGCCGTCCGGTCACGTACGCGGAGGCCGGTTTTCCTGCCCCTCGGACGGGGGGAGAGGGGGCGGGCACGACCGAGGAGCTGCTCGCCCTCGGCAGGCAGGACATGGATCCGTCACGGCGCGGCGTCCTCGGGGCGGGGCTGTTCTCCGTCGTCCTCACCGTCCCGCACTGGCAGGACGTGGTCGGTCGCATGGAGGCGGTCGCGCACGGCGGGCCGCGCCGGTACGGTGCGCCGGACGTCGCCATGGTGTCCGCCATGACGGAACGGATCTCGGCGCTCGACGACAGCTTCGGAGGGCGCCACGCGCGGCCGATGGCGGCGGCGTTCCTCGTCAACACCGTCGCGCCGTACCTCCGCGCGGACGCCCCCGAGTCCGTACGGCAGGCGATGCTGTCGGCCGCCGCCGACCTGTGCTACCTGACCGGCTACATGGCCGTCGACGAGGGCCTCCACGGCCTGGCCCAGCGCTACTACGTCAAGGCTCTGGAGCTGGCCGGTGCGGCGGGTGACCACCTCACGTACTGCACCACCCTGCGCGGGATGAGCGTCCAGGCCGTGGACCTCGGGCACGGACGGGAGGCCCTGCGCCTGGCCGACGCCGCTGCCGCCGCGTCGCCGCAGGCGGGCCCCCGGATGCGGGCCTTCCTGGCCGGGCAGCAGGCGCACGCTGCGGCCCGCACCGGGGACCGGGCGAGCGCGCTGGCGTACCTCCGGGAGGCGGAGGTGGCGATGGAGAAGGCCGAGTCCCGGGCGAAGGCGTTCGGCTCGTACGACCCCTCGTCGCTGCTGTACCACGTGAGCCAGGTCCGTTACGAACTCCGGGACGTCACCGGTTCGGTGGCCGCGCTGAAGGAGTCGGACCGGGTACGGCAGGCAGTGTTCCGGCGGGCCCGCGTCCGGCACCGCTGCACCCTCGCCGAACGGCAGCTGGAGGTCGGCCACTTGGAAGTAGCCTGCCGGACCTGGCACCTCGCCCTGGACGACTACCCCGACGTCCACTCCGGCCGCGCGGACGACCGCGTCCGCGCCCTGACCGCCCGCCTCCGCCCGCATCTCCGCAACCGCGCCGCGAGGGAACTCCGCGAACGGGCGCGCCGCCTCGCCCCCGCGCTCGCGGGGGCGTGA
- a CDS encoding AraC family transcriptional regulator, which translates to MAEALTTGTTGELDSIVLSKFLLTAAAANGADPDRIAREAGVPDWALAEDEVTIPARRTMHVWELVERALDTPDSPVSIAGLYSLGALGLFDYLFTNAPTLGAAMETSTRYLHFITTNGRFALHTQDERETTFSFHYLEGEPRQVELAEQFALAVLCARSRGVTGTPVHPLHVGFSQPAPRRHANLTEALAAERGVDFGQDRATVTFRTADLARPVLGADPRLGAILGRYAATLPPPPPADWRDQFRHALDACLAEGPPALDHVARRLTMSRRTLQRRLAESGTTWRTELDAARRRHATQARRTGRPANAALADRLGYSDPRSLRRAVRRWSAEERGPGETGGPAAGA; encoded by the coding sequence ATGGCAGAAGCGCTGACGACCGGGACGACCGGTGAGCTGGACTCCATCGTCCTGTCGAAGTTCCTCCTCACCGCGGCGGCGGCGAACGGCGCCGACCCCGACCGCATCGCCCGCGAGGCCGGGGTGCCCGACTGGGCACTGGCCGAGGACGAGGTCACCATCCCGGCCCGCCGGACGATGCACGTCTGGGAACTGGTCGAACGGGCCCTGGACACCCCGGACTCCCCGGTGTCCATCGCCGGCCTCTACAGCCTGGGCGCCCTCGGCCTCTTCGACTACCTCTTCACCAACGCGCCCACGCTCGGCGCCGCGATGGAGACCAGCACCCGGTACCTGCACTTCATCACCACCAATGGCCGCTTCGCGCTCCACACCCAGGACGAGCGCGAGACGACCTTCTCCTTCCACTACCTGGAGGGCGAGCCCCGGCAGGTGGAACTCGCCGAGCAGTTCGCCCTGGCCGTGCTCTGCGCGCGCTCGCGGGGGGTGACGGGCACGCCCGTGCACCCGCTGCACGTCGGCTTCTCCCAGCCGGCCCCGCGCCGGCACGCCAACCTGACCGAGGCGCTCGCCGCCGAACGCGGCGTCGACTTCGGCCAGGACCGCGCCACGGTCACCTTCCGCACCGCCGACCTGGCCCGCCCGGTCCTCGGCGCCGACCCGCGACTGGGCGCCATCCTCGGCCGCTACGCGGCGACCCTGCCCCCGCCCCCGCCCGCCGACTGGCGCGACCAGTTCCGCCACGCACTCGACGCCTGCCTCGCCGAAGGCCCCCCGGCCCTCGACCACGTCGCCCGGCGCCTCACCATGAGCCGCCGCACCCTCCAACGCCGCCTCGCCGAATCCGGCACCACCTGGCGCACGGAACTGGACGCCGCCCGCCGCCGCCACGCCACCCAGGCCCGCCGCACCGGCCGCCCCGCCAACGCGGCCCTCGCCGACCGCCTCGGCTACTCCGACCCGCGGTCGCTGCGGCGTGCGGTACGGCGGTGGTCGGCGGAGGAGCGCGGGCCGGGGGAGACCGGCGGGCCGGCGGCCGGGGCCTGA
- a CDS encoding ATP-grasp domain-containing protein, protein MTTTLVLPPRLTASAESVRDAAVRRGLRTVRLPDFTVPDGLRAEHLHAGPAFVDAVAPALGIAPLEAPADWLARLPRERTRREVRAVPIGEAYGLRRPAFVKSPNDKGIRAMVYADGSRLPGPDAVDPATTVLVSDVVEFTAEYRLFVLDGAVRGGSRYGERGRLALGPLAPDAARFGADLLAAHADTLPSAVVVDVGTVADGWAVIEANAAWASGLYTTDPDTALDVVLRAAGPCAALADRDRPFVRGRVLR, encoded by the coding sequence ATGACCACCACGCTCGTCCTGCCACCCCGCCTCACCGCCTCCGCCGAGTCCGTCCGGGACGCCGCCGTCCGGCGTGGACTCCGTACCGTCCGGCTGCCGGACTTCACCGTTCCGGACGGGCTCCGCGCGGAGCACCTGCACGCCGGGCCGGCGTTCGTCGACGCCGTGGCGCCCGCGCTGGGCATCGCCCCGCTGGAGGCCCCCGCCGACTGGCTCGCCCGGCTGCCGCGGGAGCGCACCCGGCGCGAGGTGCGGGCGGTGCCGATCGGCGAAGCGTACGGCCTCCGCCGGCCCGCCTTCGTCAAGTCCCCGAACGACAAGGGGATACGCGCCATGGTCTACGCCGACGGCTCGCGGCTGCCCGGTCCCGACGCCGTCGACCCGGCCACGACCGTCCTGGTGAGCGACGTGGTCGAGTTCACCGCCGAGTACCGGCTGTTCGTCCTGGACGGCGCGGTGCGCGGCGGGAGCCGGTACGGCGAACGCGGCCGGCTCGCCCTCGGCCCCCTGGCGCCCGACGCCGCCCGCTTCGGCGCCGACCTGCTGGCCGCCCACGCGGACACGCTGCCCTCCGCCGTGGTCGTCGACGTGGGGACCGTCGCGGACGGCTGGGCGGTGATCGAGGCCAACGCCGCGTGGGCGAGCGGCCTTTACACCACCGACCCGGACACGGCCCTCGACGTCGTGCTGCGGGCCGCCGGGCCGTGCGCGGCGCTCGCGGACCGGGACCGTCCGTTCGTCCGGGGGCGCGTCCTCCGGTAG
- the cutA gene encoding divalent-cation tolerance protein CutA, giving the protein MDDATPPYLAVLTTAPDEETARRLAKDAVERRLAACAQVDGPVTSVYRWQDAIETDTEWRVLYKTTGARYPELEAHLRAGHPYDVPEVIATPITAGSDAYLAWLRSETGAS; this is encoded by the coding sequence ATGGACGACGCGACGCCCCCGTACCTCGCCGTGCTGACCACGGCCCCCGACGAGGAGACCGCCCGCCGCCTCGCCAAGGACGCCGTCGAACGCCGGCTGGCGGCCTGCGCCCAGGTCGACGGCCCGGTGACCAGCGTCTACCGCTGGCAGGACGCGATCGAGACCGACACCGAGTGGCGCGTCCTCTACAAGACGACGGGCGCCCGCTACCCGGAGCTGGAGGCCCACCTCCGCGCCGGGCACCCGTACGACGTCCCCGAGGTGATCGCCACGCCGATCACCGCCGGCAGCGACGCCTACCTGGCGTGGCTGCGCTCGGAGACGGGCGCTTCCTGA
- a CDS encoding EF-hand domain-containing protein, whose protein sequence is MADIDEARKVFAQFDANGDGFITAAEYKSAMARLGDPYVTETVAQAIINSKDLNGDGLMSFDEFWAAQNKG, encoded by the coding sequence ATGGCTGACATCGACGAAGCGCGCAAGGTGTTCGCGCAGTTCGACGCCAACGGCGACGGTTTCATCACCGCGGCCGAGTACAAGAGCGCCATGGCCCGGCTCGGCGACCCGTACGTCACCGAGACCGTGGCCCAGGCGATCATCAACTCCAAGGACCTCAACGGCGACGGCCTGATGTCCTTCGACGAGTTCTGGGCCGCCCAGAACAAGGGCTGA